A genome region from Solirubrobacter pauli includes the following:
- a CDS encoding serine/threonine-protein kinase PknK, translating into MAELSVGATFAGHEILGVAGRGGMGVVYRARDLRLKREVALKVIAPEQSAEPEFRTRFRRECEVAASLHHPNLIPVYTAGEEDGHLYVTMRYVDGVDLAHLIDRRGRLTPERAVAIIVQVARALDAAHAFGVVHRDVKPGNVLLDGDHALLTDFGLQRDLNATTRVTEPGTLIGSFDYTAPEQLEDGDVDARTDVYALGCVLYEALTGEVPFPRDSPAAKMYAHLGAPVPDLDGPLAAVVRRALAKRPEQRFASTGALGAAALSALGGVPAVAAPAPRPAPLPPALLAETGAQPFVGRAHHRERIEHHLAAALDGERRFLLLEGEPGIGKTRLASESARDAHGRGTTVLYGRCDPDALIPYQPFAMALPDVHERERFAFFDAVTRRLAQRPTLLILDDLHWADPATLQLLAHVLADPEPMRLLVLATSRARSERLPSPSERLALTGLEQHELSALVVALGEPAPSLESLRSLHERTAGNPLFVAETLHADGLPDTIRDVIERRLADLAEPTRHVLAVAAVMGRSFRLDVLETLADGALDAVEEACAKGLVREAEQVDHFLFAHALVRETLYERMSNARRVRLHRSIGEALERSGTAAPAELARHFHAARHLEPAKAFDYAVQAARRAEFEEAVAHYRHAIEIDPRLDLLLALGRAELTTGEPTARATFARAAARAREAGDASALAQAALGFNARQAASGVLDQDGIALLEEADAALQDGPLRARIKARLADALHFAHQTDRTIALSADALALAGEDPEARAAALVARHTALLHVEHLEERLDLAREIIAVGHPELTALGRWWCVYDLLEAGEPAAARSQHEALTRLAEQLRQPLYRHFAAAWDVVWAQVDDRVADVEPLAERAFALGVRAAAPDAAMIQATQVMAVRIQQGRLREYLEAVAPLAREFPHLAGWRGALALGLLIAGRRDEGEAAYAALADAELPRDMQWLSTMSFLTWCCTLLGDRERAGGFYAALLPYRDRSVQDVLAANWGSVERFLGALATVSGDHERALDHFELALDRNAGNAQALRLTRMDYGAALLASGDAERARPLLERALADAQAAGLTAVADALALQLSDASLRSPADHPPRPAAR; encoded by the coding sequence ATGGCGGAGCTGTCCGTCGGCGCGACCTTCGCCGGCCACGAGATCCTGGGCGTCGCGGGCCGGGGCGGCATGGGCGTCGTGTACCGCGCGCGGGACCTGCGCCTCAAGCGCGAGGTGGCGCTGAAGGTGATCGCGCCGGAGCAGTCGGCCGAGCCGGAGTTCCGGACGCGCTTCCGTCGCGAGTGCGAGGTCGCCGCCTCGCTGCACCACCCGAACCTGATCCCGGTCTACACGGCCGGCGAGGAGGACGGGCACCTGTACGTGACCATGCGGTACGTCGACGGCGTCGACCTCGCGCACCTGATCGACCGGCGCGGCCGTCTCACGCCGGAGCGGGCGGTGGCGATCATCGTGCAGGTCGCCCGGGCGCTCGACGCGGCGCACGCGTTCGGGGTCGTGCACCGCGACGTCAAGCCCGGGAACGTCCTGCTCGACGGCGATCACGCGCTGCTGACCGACTTCGGGCTCCAGCGGGACCTGAACGCGACGACCCGCGTGACCGAGCCCGGCACGCTGATCGGCTCGTTCGACTACACCGCGCCCGAGCAGCTCGAAGACGGCGACGTCGACGCGCGCACCGACGTGTACGCGCTCGGCTGCGTGCTCTACGAGGCGCTGACCGGCGAAGTGCCGTTCCCGCGTGACTCGCCCGCGGCGAAGATGTACGCGCACCTGGGAGCGCCGGTCCCCGACCTCGACGGGCCACTCGCCGCCGTCGTGCGGCGGGCGCTCGCCAAGCGGCCGGAGCAGCGCTTCGCCAGCACCGGGGCCCTCGGCGCGGCCGCGCTGTCCGCGCTCGGCGGCGTCCCCGCCGTAGCCGCTCCGGCGCCGCGCCCGGCGCCATTGCCGCCCGCGCTGCTGGCCGAGACCGGCGCGCAGCCGTTCGTCGGGCGCGCCCATCACCGCGAGCGGATCGAGCACCACCTCGCCGCGGCCCTGGACGGCGAGCGCCGCTTCCTCCTGCTCGAGGGCGAGCCCGGGATCGGCAAGACCCGGCTCGCGAGCGAGAGCGCCCGCGACGCGCACGGGCGCGGGACGACCGTGCTCTACGGGCGCTGCGACCCGGACGCGCTGATCCCCTACCAGCCGTTCGCGATGGCGCTGCCGGACGTGCACGAGCGCGAGCGCTTCGCGTTCTTCGACGCCGTCACGCGCCGGCTCGCCCAGCGGCCGACGCTGCTGATCCTCGACGACCTGCACTGGGCCGACCCGGCCACGCTGCAGCTGCTCGCGCACGTGCTCGCCGATCCCGAGCCGATGCGGCTGCTCGTCCTCGCGACGTCCCGCGCGCGGAGTGAGCGTCTGCCCAGCCCTTCCGAGCGGCTGGCGCTCACCGGCCTCGAGCAGCACGAGCTGTCAGCGCTGGTGGTCGCGCTGGGCGAGCCGGCACCGAGCCTCGAGTCGCTGCGCAGCCTGCACGAGCGCACCGCCGGCAACCCGCTGTTCGTCGCCGAGACGCTCCACGCCGACGGCCTGCCGGACACGATCCGCGACGTCATCGAACGCCGGCTGGCGGACCTGGCGGAGCCCACGCGCCACGTCCTCGCCGTCGCCGCGGTCATGGGCCGCAGCTTCCGGCTGGACGTCCTGGAGACCCTCGCCGACGGCGCGCTCGACGCCGTCGAGGAGGCGTGCGCGAAGGGCCTGGTCCGCGAAGCCGAGCAGGTCGACCACTTCCTGTTCGCGCACGCGCTCGTGCGCGAGACGCTCTACGAGCGCATGAGCAACGCTCGCCGCGTGCGCCTGCACCGCAGCATCGGCGAGGCGCTCGAGCGCTCGGGGACGGCCGCCCCGGCCGAGCTCGCCCGCCACTTCCACGCCGCCCGGCACCTCGAGCCCGCCAAGGCCTTCGACTACGCGGTGCAGGCGGCGCGCCGCGCCGAGTTCGAGGAGGCGGTGGCGCACTACCGCCACGCGATCGAGATCGATCCGCGGTTGGACCTCCTGCTCGCCCTCGGACGCGCGGAGCTGACCACCGGCGAGCCGACCGCGCGGGCCACCTTCGCGCGCGCCGCCGCCCGCGCGCGGGAAGCGGGGGACGCGAGTGCCCTGGCGCAGGCCGCGCTCGGCTTCAACGCGCGCCAGGCCGCGTCCGGCGTGCTCGACCAGGACGGCATCGCGCTGCTGGAGGAGGCCGATGCGGCGCTCCAGGACGGCCCGCTGCGGGCCCGCATCAAGGCCCGGCTCGCGGACGCGCTGCACTTCGCGCACCAGACCGACCGCACGATCGCGCTGAGCGCCGACGCGCTGGCGCTGGCCGGCGAGGACCCCGAGGCGCGCGCCGCCGCGCTCGTCGCCCGCCACACCGCGCTGCTGCACGTCGAGCACCTCGAGGAGCGGTTGGACCTCGCGCGCGAGATCATCGCCGTCGGGCACCCGGAGCTGACCGCGCTCGGGCGCTGGTGGTGCGTCTACGACCTGCTCGAAGCGGGCGAGCCGGCCGCTGCCCGGTCCCAGCACGAGGCGCTCACGCGGCTGGCCGAGCAGCTCCGCCAGCCGCTGTACCGGCACTTCGCCGCCGCGTGGGACGTCGTCTGGGCGCAGGTCGACGACCGCGTGGCCGACGTCGAGCCGCTCGCGGAGCGCGCGTTCGCCCTCGGCGTGCGCGCCGCCGCGCCGGACGCGGCGATGATCCAGGCGACCCAGGTGATGGCCGTGCGGATCCAGCAGGGCCGGTTGCGGGAGTACCTGGAGGCGGTCGCGCCGCTCGCGCGCGAGTTCCCGCATCTGGCCGGCTGGCGCGGCGCGCTCGCCCTCGGGCTGCTGATCGCCGGGCGGCGCGACGAGGGCGAGGCGGCCTACGCGGCGCTCGCGGACGCCGAGCTCCCACGCGACATGCAGTGGCTGTCGACCATGAGCTTCCTGACCTGGTGCTGCACGCTGCTCGGCGACCGCGAGCGCGCGGGCGGGTTCTACGCGGCGCTGCTGCCGTACCGCGACCGCAGCGTCCAGGACGTGCTGGCCGCCAACTGGGGCTCGGTCGAGCGCTTCCTCGGCGCGCTGGCGACGGTGAGCGGCGACCATGAGCGCGCGCTGGACCACTTCGAGCTGGCGCTGGACCGCAACGCCGGCAACGCGCAGGCCCTGCGGCTCACGCGCATGGACTACGGCGCCGCGCTGCTGGCGAGCGGGGATGCCGAACGCGCGCGGCCGTTGCTGGAGCGGGCGTTGGCGGACGCCCAGGCCGCCGGCCTGACGGCGGTCGCCGACGCGCTCGCACTCCAGCTCAGCGACGCGTCGCTTCGATCCCCCGCGGATCACCCTCCTCGTCCAGCAGCACGCTGA
- a CDS encoding N5-glutamine methyltransferase family protein, translating into MTAVDELVDLLMRNGFVAPEEEAAELRAAATQDGDLDALVARRLTGEPLAWITGSVEFCGRTIRIDEGVYVPRWHTESLAWRAVERMPRGGRGIDLCTGSGAVAAVLIAERDARMLATDLDAACVRCARRNGVEAVVADLFDGLPHDLVDVVTGVVPYVPTDDLPLLQRDTFAFETPLAYDGGADGLDIARRAVAGARERLRPGGALLLELGGRQADQLDLDGFADVSVLLDEEGDPRGIEATRR; encoded by the coding sequence ATGACTGCCGTGGACGAGCTGGTCGACCTGCTGATGCGCAACGGGTTCGTCGCGCCCGAGGAGGAAGCGGCGGAGCTGCGCGCCGCCGCGACGCAGGACGGCGACCTCGACGCGCTCGTCGCGCGGCGGCTAACGGGCGAGCCGCTGGCGTGGATCACCGGCAGCGTCGAGTTCTGCGGGCGGACGATCCGGATCGACGAGGGCGTGTACGTGCCGCGCTGGCACACGGAGTCGCTGGCGTGGCGGGCGGTCGAGCGGATGCCGCGCGGCGGCCGCGGGATCGATCTGTGCACCGGGTCCGGGGCGGTGGCGGCCGTGCTGATCGCGGAGCGGGACGCGCGGATGCTGGCGACCGACCTCGACGCGGCGTGCGTGCGCTGCGCGCGTCGGAACGGGGTGGAGGCGGTCGTCGCCGACCTGTTCGACGGGCTCCCGCACGACCTGGTGGACGTCGTGACCGGCGTCGTGCCCTACGTCCCGACCGACGACCTGCCGCTCCTGCAGCGGGACACGTTCGCGTTCGAGACCCCGCTGGCCTACGACGGCGGCGCGGACGGGCTCGACATCGCCCGCCGTGCGGTCGCGGGAGCGCGGGAGCGGCTCAGGCCCGGCGGCGCGCTCCTGCTCGAGCTCGGCGGCCGTCAGGCCGACCAGCTCGACCTCGACGGGTTCGCGGACGTCAGCGTGCTGCTGGACGAGGAGGGTGATCCGCGGGGGATCGAAGCGACGCGTCGCTGA
- a CDS encoding ThuA domain-containing protein has protein sequence MDGCRRALAGALLAGALLLGGSATAYAQNANPTVTSSRTPTGNVRVGVPIQFNAVGADADNDALTYAWTFGDNTTSTEQNPSKTYLAAGTFTATVTVSDGKGGTGTSSVANIVIQANRNPTISVGSATPSAGIAPFSTQLAATATDPDGHAVSYSWDLDGDGTFESTERNPSVNVTGAGNKVVTLRVTDPFGGVATRAVTITGFSATQDPTKKYNVLTFSKTAGFRHGSIGPAITAIKLLGEQNNFGVDSIEESALFTDEFLARYDAVIWVSTTGDVLNDAQQAAFERYIKGGGGYVGIHAASDTEYTWPWYGQLVGGYFRNHPNGTPTATVVREDATHVSTAHLPERWTRVDEWYNFQGITNPVVGGGGNAVDVSPRTQTPIHVLLTVDESTYNESDGNTTDDDHPVSWCKRFDGGRMFYTALGHTDASFVEAPFLTHLVNGIDVAAGYASDATCGIFKANSSGDVTGTVPATLSLALGTPTPLGPFAPGVARSYTSTATATVTSTAGEATLSIADPSTTATGRLVNGSFSLPQPLEVMAASTNGTGSAFAPLSATSAPVNVLTYAGPVSNDSATVSMRQSIGANDALRTGTYAKTLTFTLSTTQP, from the coding sequence ATGGATGGATGTCGTCGTGCCCTAGCGGGCGCGTTGCTCGCTGGGGCGTTGCTGCTCGGTGGCAGCGCGACCGCGTACGCGCAGAACGCCAACCCGACCGTAACCAGCTCGCGCACGCCGACCGGCAACGTCCGCGTCGGGGTGCCGATCCAGTTCAACGCTGTCGGCGCTGATGCCGACAACGACGCGCTCACGTACGCGTGGACGTTCGGGGACAACACGACGTCCACCGAGCAGAACCCGAGCAAGACGTACCTGGCCGCCGGCACGTTCACGGCGACGGTCACGGTGTCCGACGGCAAGGGCGGCACGGGCACCTCGTCCGTCGCCAACATCGTGATCCAGGCCAACCGCAACCCGACCATCAGCGTCGGGTCCGCGACGCCCTCCGCCGGGATCGCGCCCTTCTCGACCCAGCTCGCGGCGACCGCGACGGACCCCGACGGCCACGCCGTCAGCTACTCCTGGGACCTCGACGGCGACGGCACGTTCGAGAGCACGGAGCGCAACCCGTCGGTGAACGTCACGGGCGCCGGCAACAAGGTCGTGACGCTGCGGGTGACCGACCCGTTCGGCGGCGTCGCCACGCGCGCGGTGACCATCACCGGCTTCTCCGCCACGCAGGACCCGACGAAGAAGTACAACGTCCTCACGTTCTCCAAGACGGCGGGCTTCCGCCACGGCTCGATCGGCCCGGCGATCACGGCGATCAAGCTCCTCGGCGAGCAGAACAACTTCGGCGTGGACTCGATCGAGGAGTCGGCGCTGTTCACCGACGAGTTCCTCGCCCGCTACGACGCGGTGATCTGGGTCTCCACCACCGGTGACGTCCTCAACGACGCGCAGCAGGCCGCGTTCGAGCGCTACATCAAGGGCGGCGGCGGCTACGTCGGCATCCACGCTGCCAGCGACACCGAGTACACGTGGCCCTGGTACGGCCAGCTCGTCGGCGGCTACTTCCGCAACCACCCGAACGGCACGCCCACGGCGACCGTCGTCCGCGAGGACGCCACGCACGTGTCCACGGCCCACCTCCCGGAGCGCTGGACGCGCGTCGACGAGTGGTACAACTTCCAGGGCATCACCAACCCGGTGGTCGGCGGCGGCGGCAACGCTGTCGACGTCAGCCCGCGCACCCAGACGCCGATCCACGTCCTGCTCACGGTCGACGAGTCGACCTACAACGAGTCGGACGGCAACACCACCGACGACGACCATCCCGTCTCGTGGTGCAAGCGCTTCGACGGCGGCCGCATGTTCTACACGGCCCTGGGCCACACGGACGCCTCCTTCGTCGAGGCACCGTTCCTGACGCACCTCGTCAACGGCATCGACGTCGCCGCGGGCTACGCGTCCGACGCGACGTGCGGCATCTTCAAGGCCAACTCGTCCGGTGACGTGACCGGCACCGTCCCGGCCACGCTGTCGCTCGCGCTCGGCACGCCGACCCCGCTCGGCCCGTTCGCTCCGGGCGTCGCCCGCAGCTACACGTCGACCGCGACCGCGACCGTCACCTCGACGGCCGGCGAGGCGACGCTGTCGATCGCGGATCCGAGCACGACCGCCACGGGCCGCCTGGTCAATGGCTCGTTCTCGCTGCCGCAGCCGCTCGAGGTCATGGCGGCCAGCACGAACGGCACCGGCAGCGCCTTCGCGCCGCTGAGCGCCACCAGCGCGCCGGTGAACGTGCTCACGTACGCCGGCCCGGTCAGCAACGACTCGGCGACGGTGTCGATGCGTCAGTCGATCGGTGCCAACGACGCGCTCCGCACGGGCACGTACGCCAAGACGCTGACGTTCACGCTCTCGACGACGCAGCCGTAG
- a CDS encoding putative bifunctional diguanylate cyclase/phosphodiesterase encodes MLLVVAVGTPLLLATLAVLVRALRRPDDRGAWLALGLAILVQAAGAIWLAVPGGGSAFPAHADYLLLSFFPLVFVAALLFARRRLKRLSAALWLDAMIGALGAAAIVAQVLGETAERATGGGLATVIALSYPMFDVLLVVMVLVAVTLRGWLVSPVWLLLGFGLMAHVGADVGYVSAGFVGEQRPLWVPVLGLISPVAIAVAAWCPTVEPRKVALVGWRTLVTPTVLALVAGGLLLADHFNRTSTPAILFAAATLVVVLIRMALTFVENTELHHSRTLALTDELTGLANRRAFHEALREELAELGDGRLAVAMVDLDRFKDLNDTLGHHAGDQLLTKLAARLQDAVGNDGLVARLGGDEFALLLPNAGLARTADVGRRIGAALQTPFEIDSLEVVMDASVGAALAPDHGVEAASLLQRADVAMYQAKEARTGFQSYDSSRDRHSRERLQLIAELRHALERDELILHYQPKVNLETGLVDGVEALVRWQHPVHGLRGPGAFLPHAEHTALMRPLTLHVLETALAQLAEWRAEGLELHMAVNLAVQNLLDLRTPGQIAAALKRHGLPARALTLEVTESLMLHDPQRAGEVLADLKELGVSLALDDFGTGYSSLEHLKRLPVNELKIDKSFVMAMDRDPADRAIVASTAALGRSLGLRVVAEGVESHASASVLAAIGCDLAQGFYYSPPVSAAELPALVRGARDAQVGVVDVT; translated from the coding sequence GTGCTCCTCGTCGTCGCAGTCGGGACCCCGCTCCTTCTCGCCACGCTGGCCGTGTTGGTGCGCGCGCTGCGGCGCCCGGACGACCGCGGCGCGTGGCTCGCGCTCGGGCTGGCGATCCTCGTCCAGGCCGCCGGCGCGATCTGGCTCGCCGTGCCCGGTGGCGGATCCGCCTTCCCCGCGCACGCGGACTACCTGCTGCTCTCGTTCTTCCCGCTGGTGTTCGTGGCGGCGCTGCTGTTCGCGCGCCGTCGGCTCAAGCGCTTGAGCGCCGCGCTGTGGCTGGACGCCATGATCGGCGCGCTCGGGGCCGCGGCGATCGTCGCGCAGGTGCTGGGGGAGACGGCCGAGCGGGCCACGGGCGGCGGGCTCGCGACCGTGATCGCACTTTCCTATCCGATGTTCGACGTCCTGCTCGTGGTGATGGTCCTCGTCGCCGTCACGCTGCGCGGCTGGCTGGTGAGCCCCGTCTGGCTGCTGCTCGGGTTCGGCCTGATGGCGCACGTCGGTGCCGACGTCGGCTACGTCTCCGCGGGCTTCGTCGGCGAGCAGCGCCCGTTGTGGGTGCCGGTTCTCGGGCTGATCTCGCCGGTCGCGATCGCCGTCGCCGCGTGGTGTCCGACGGTCGAGCCGCGCAAGGTCGCGCTCGTCGGCTGGCGCACGCTCGTCACGCCGACCGTGCTCGCGCTCGTCGCGGGCGGCCTCCTGCTCGCCGACCACTTCAACCGCACGAGCACGCCGGCGATCCTGTTCGCGGCCGCCACGCTCGTCGTCGTGCTGATCCGGATGGCGCTCACGTTCGTCGAGAACACCGAGCTGCACCACTCACGCACGCTGGCGCTGACCGACGAGCTGACCGGGCTCGCGAACCGTCGCGCGTTCCACGAGGCGCTGCGCGAGGAGCTCGCGGAGCTCGGCGACGGCCGGCTCGCCGTGGCGATGGTCGACCTCGACCGCTTCAAGGACCTCAACGACACGCTCGGCCACCACGCCGGGGACCAGCTCCTGACCAAGCTCGCCGCCCGCCTGCAGGACGCGGTCGGCAACGACGGCCTCGTCGCGCGCCTCGGCGGCGACGAGTTCGCGCTGCTGCTGCCGAACGCCGGGCTCGCCCGCACCGCCGACGTGGGCCGCCGGATCGGTGCCGCGCTGCAGACGCCGTTCGAGATCGACAGCCTCGAGGTCGTGATGGACGCGAGCGTCGGCGCGGCGCTCGCGCCCGACCACGGCGTCGAGGCCGCGAGCCTGCTCCAGCGCGCGGACGTCGCGATGTACCAGGCGAAGGAGGCCCGGACGGGCTTCCAGTCCTACGACTCTTCCCGCGACCGCCACTCGCGCGAGCGCCTGCAGCTGATCGCCGAGCTGCGCCACGCGCTCGAACGCGACGAGCTGATCCTCCACTACCAGCCGAAGGTCAACCTCGAGACCGGCCTCGTCGACGGCGTCGAGGCGCTGGTGCGCTGGCAGCACCCCGTGCACGGCCTGCGCGGCCCGGGCGCGTTCCTCCCGCACGCCGAGCACACCGCCCTGATGCGGCCGTTGACCCTGCACGTGCTGGAGACCGCGCTGGCCCAGCTCGCCGAGTGGCGCGCGGAAGGCCTGGAGCTGCACATGGCGGTCAACCTCGCCGTGCAGAACCTGCTCGACCTGCGCACCCCGGGGCAGATCGCCGCTGCGCTCAAGCGCCACGGGCTGCCAGCGCGCGCGCTGACGCTCGAGGTGACCGAGTCGCTGATGTTGCACGACCCGCAGCGAGCGGGCGAGGTGCTGGCCGACCTGAAGGAGCTCGGCGTCTCGCTGGCCCTGGACGACTTCGGCACGGGCTACTCGTCGCTGGAGCACCTCAAGCGCCTGCCGGTGAACGAGCTCAAGATCGACAAGTCGTTCGTGATGGCGATGGACCGCGATCCGGCGGACCGCGCGATCGTCGCCTCGACCGCGGCGCTCGGCCGCTCGCTGGGCCTGCGCGTGGTGGCCGAGGGCGTCGAGTCGCACGCCTCCGCCTCCGTGCTGGCCGCGATCGGGTGCGACCTGGCGCAGGGCTTCTACTACTCGCCGCCCGTGTCGGCGGCCGAGCTGCCCGCGTTGGTGCGCGGGGCGCGCGACGCGCAGGTCGGCGTCGTCGACGTGACCTGA
- a CDS encoding TfoX/Sxy family protein, with translation MAYDERVAERVRELIAVRPDVVEKRMFGGLGWMLRGNMAVGAMSTGGLLVRVEPEEVEALIREPHVGTFGREGSKPMKGFVVVEPDGLSEAEFADWVDRGCDRALSLPAK, from the coding sequence ATGGCCTACGACGAGCGAGTCGCCGAGCGGGTCCGCGAGCTGATCGCGGTGCGCCCGGACGTCGTCGAGAAGCGGATGTTCGGCGGGCTCGGCTGGATGCTGCGCGGGAACATGGCCGTCGGCGCCATGAGCACCGGCGGGCTGCTCGTGCGCGTCGAGCCCGAGGAGGTCGAGGCCCTGATCCGCGAGCCGCACGTCGGCACGTTCGGCCGCGAGGGGTCCAAGCCGATGAAGGGCTTCGTGGTCGTCGAGCCGGACGGGCTCAGCGAAGCCGAGTTCGCCGACTGGGTCGACCGCGGCTGCGACCGTGCGCTGTCGTTGCCCGCGAAATAA
- a CDS encoding inositol monophosphatase family protein: MSSDDEVRAAAHAAVDEAVAILRAGRDRPLDRIGKAAKDFLTEVDLASEAALKASLAKATPDIGFYGEEGGGADLTKGRVWVADPLDGTINYATGSPLCGVMLGLLQDGEPVLGIIDLPFLGTRVDSGAVQDVDGFDEAIVGMGDAFHQGGGERLDAYLRLTMEVHRRALRFRCVGSAAVLWTWLASGNIQGLLLAHNNPYDVVAGHAIARASGAVVTDYAGAPLTLASKGTLAAAPSIHSDLTALAGDLAART; this comes from the coding sequence GTGAGCAGCGATGACGAAGTGCGGGCGGCGGCGCACGCCGCGGTGGACGAGGCGGTCGCGATCCTGCGGGCGGGCCGCGACCGGCCGCTGGACCGGATCGGCAAGGCGGCCAAGGACTTCCTGACCGAGGTCGACCTCGCCTCCGAGGCGGCGCTCAAAGCGTCGCTGGCGAAGGCGACGCCCGACATCGGGTTCTACGGCGAGGAAGGCGGCGGCGCCGACCTGACCAAGGGGCGTGTGTGGGTCGCCGACCCGCTCGACGGCACCATCAACTACGCGACCGGCTCCCCGCTGTGCGGCGTGATGCTCGGCCTGCTGCAGGACGGCGAGCCGGTCCTCGGCATCATCGACCTGCCGTTCCTCGGGACGCGCGTGGACAGCGGCGCGGTGCAGGACGTCGACGGCTTCGACGAGGCGATCGTCGGCATGGGGGACGCGTTCCACCAGGGCGGGGGCGAGCGGCTCGACGCGTACCTGCGGCTGACGATGGAGGTGCACCGCCGTGCGCTGCGCTTCCGCTGCGTCGGCTCCGCGGCCGTGCTCTGGACATGGCTCGCGAGCGGGAACATCCAGGGCCTGCTGCTCGCGCACAACAACCCGTACGACGTCGTCGCCGGCCACGCGATCGCCCGCGCCTCCGGAGCGGTCGTGACCGACTACGCGGGCGCGCCGCTCACGCTCGCCTCGAAGGGCACGCTCGCCGCCGCGCCGTCGATCCACTCCGACCTGACAGCGCTCGCAGGAGACCTGGCCGCGCGAACTTAA
- a CDS encoding RNA polymerase subunit sigma-70: protein MTVAELNDERSFAGVVERHRGELQVHCYRMLGSYEEAEDLTQETFLRAWKRRETYAERASLRAWLYRIATNACLDALEKRPRTPAPNGEITWLQPYPEEALEAAADEDVVERETIELAFMIAIQHLPPRPRAVLILRDVLGWRARECAELLETTEAGVNSALQRARATLKEHLPKERGEWAAAGSAEERELLERYMVAVESADADDLKALMHEDARFAMPPEPEAYFGGATIVDSWFEGGLGSDAFGQFKFTLTRANRQPAVVNYVRKPGADTYELFAIDVLRIEGGLVTDITAFHGPALKPFALPNTLPV from the coding sequence ATGACCGTTGCGGAACTCAACGACGAGCGCTCGTTCGCGGGCGTGGTGGAGCGCCACCGAGGCGAGCTGCAGGTGCACTGCTACCGGATGCTCGGGAGCTATGAGGAAGCCGAGGACCTGACGCAGGAGACGTTCCTGCGCGCGTGGAAGCGGCGCGAGACGTACGCGGAGCGCGCGTCGCTCCGGGCGTGGCTGTACCGGATCGCGACGAACGCGTGCCTGGACGCGCTCGAGAAACGGCCGCGGACGCCGGCGCCCAACGGCGAGATCACGTGGTTGCAGCCCTACCCGGAGGAGGCGCTGGAGGCGGCGGCCGACGAGGACGTCGTGGAGCGCGAGACGATCGAGCTCGCGTTCATGATCGCCATCCAGCACCTTCCGCCGCGGCCGCGCGCGGTGCTGATCCTGCGGGACGTGCTCGGGTGGCGGGCGCGCGAGTGCGCGGAGCTGCTCGAGACGACCGAGGCGGGCGTCAACAGCGCGCTGCAGCGGGCGCGGGCGACCTTGAAGGAGCACCTGCCGAAGGAGCGCGGCGAGTGGGCCGCAGCCGGCAGCGCGGAGGAACGCGAGCTGCTCGAGCGCTACATGGTGGCGGTCGAGAGCGCCGACGCGGACGACCTGAAGGCGCTGATGCACGAGGACGCGCGGTTCGCGATGCCCCCGGAGCCTGAGGCCTACTTCGGTGGCGCGACGATCGTCGACAGCTGGTTCGAAGGCGGCCTGGGGTCGGACGCGTTCGGGCAGTTCAAGTTCACGCTCACGCGTGCGAACCGGCAGCCGGCCGTCGTCAACTACGTCCGCAAGCCCGGGGCGGACACGTACGAGCTGTTCGCGATCGACGTCCTCCGGATCGAGGGCGGCCTCGTCACCGACATCACGGCGTTCCACGGGCCGGCGCTGAAGCCGTTCGCGCTGCCGAATACCCTGCCCGTGTGA
- a CDS encoding SDR family oxidoreductase, whose protein sequence is MTALDFDGQRIALLGGTSGLGLATAQLAAARGARVVIASRTEERVAAALATLPETAEGHVVDLGSERSIAALLADLGGLDHLVFTAGENLVLHELADTDLTAARGFFETRLWGALAAAKHAAPRLRPGGSIVLMSGSAAARPQAGWAVAAAICGAIEAVTRALAVELAPLRVNAVAPGVVRTSLWDAMPDGDREAMYTALTDQLLVGRVGEAPDVALGILQLMANGYTTGVTLPIDGGATLV, encoded by the coding sequence ATGACCGCACTCGACTTCGACGGACAACGCATCGCCCTCCTCGGCGGGACCTCCGGCCTCGGCCTGGCCACCGCGCAGCTCGCCGCGGCGCGGGGCGCGCGCGTGGTGATCGCGTCGCGCACGGAGGAGCGCGTCGCCGCGGCGCTCGCCACGCTGCCGGAGACCGCCGAGGGCCACGTCGTGGACCTCGGCTCCGAGCGCTCGATCGCCGCGCTGCTGGCCGATCTCGGCGGACTCGACCACCTCGTCTTCACCGCCGGCGAGAACCTCGTGCTGCACGAGCTGGCGGACACCGACCTCACCGCCGCGCGCGGGTTCTTCGAGACGCGCCTCTGGGGTGCGCTCGCCGCCGCCAAGCACGCGGCGCCGCGGCTGCGGCCCGGCGGCTCGATCGTCCTCATGTCCGGTAGCGCGGCGGCGCGGCCGCAGGCGGGCTGGGCCGTCGCTGCGGCGATCTGCGGCGCGATCGAGGCCGTCACGCGCGCGCTCGCCGTCGAGCTGGCGCCGCTGCGGGTCAACGCCGTGGCGCCGGGCGTGGTCCGCACCTCTCTGTGGGACGCGATGCCCGACGGCGACCGCGAGGCGATGTACACCGCGCTCACGGACCAGCTGCTCGTGGGCCGCGTCGGCGAGGCGCCCGACGTCGCGCTCGGCATCCTCCAGCTGATGGCGAACGGCTACACGACCGGCGTCACGTTGCCGATCGACGGTGGAGCGACGCTCGTGTGA